From a single Nicotiana tomentosiformis chromosome 2, ASM39032v3, whole genome shotgun sequence genomic region:
- the LOC104085209 gene encoding probable esterase D14L, which translates to MGIVEEAHNVKVLGTGDRTIVLAHGFGTDQSVWKHLVPHLVDDYKVVLFDNMGAGTTNPDYFDFERYSTLEGYAYDVIAILEELQIPCCIYVGHSVSAMVGAIASVARPDLFTKLVTLSGSPRYLNDVDYYGGFEQEDLDQLFEAMRSNYKAWCSGFAPLAVGGDMDSVAVQEFSRTLFNMRPDIALSVLQIIFQSDLRHLLPHVTVPCHIIQSMKDLAVPVVVSEYLHQNLGGGSIVEVMSTDGHLPQLSSPDVVIPVLLRHIRYDIAVD; encoded by the exons ATGGGAATAGTTGAAGAAGCACACAACGTCAAGGTTTTAGGGACAGGGGATCGGACCATAGTTCTAGCTCATGGATTTGGGACAGACCAATCGGTGTGGAAACATCTGGTTCCTCATCTAGTTGACGATTACAAGGTTGTCTTGTTTGACAATATGGGTGCTGGAACTACCAACCCGGACTACTTTGACTTTGAAAGGTATTCAACCTTAGAAGGCTATGCGTATGATGTGATTGCTATTTTGGAAGAACTCCAAATTCCTTGTTGCATTTATGTTGGACACTCTGTTTCTGCTATGGTTGGTGCCATCGCTTCTGTTGCCCGTCCCGATCTCTTCACCAAACTTGTTACCCTCTCTGGTTCTCCTAG GTATTTGAACGACGTGGACTATTACGGAGGATTCGAACAAGAAGATCTGGATCAACTGTTTGAAGCAATGAGATCAAATTACAAGGCATGGTGTTCTGGTTTTGCACCTTTAGCTGTAGGGGGTGACATGGATTCAGTGGCAGTACAAGAATTCAGCAGGACATTGTTCAATATGAGACCAGACATAGCATTAAGTGTGTTACAAATCATATTCCAAAGTGATTTAAGGCATTTGTTGCCTCATGTGACTGTTCCCTGTCATATAATTCAAAGTATGAAGGATTTGGCTGTACCAGTGGTGGTTTCTGAATACCTTCACCAGAACCTCGGCGGCGGATCTATCGTGGAGGTAATGTCGACGGATGGCCATCTGCCGCAGCTGAGTTCACCTGATGTTGTTATTCCGGTGTTGCTTAGGCATATTCGTTATGATATTGCCGTTGATTGA